AGGTACTGCAGTAGCAGTACATGAGGCGGTACGGTTCAATCGACCTCTTTATGAGAGAGTCGTAACTGTAACCGGCCCCGGGGTCGCGGCGCCCAAAAATCTTCTTGTTCGAATCGGAACCCCCGTTAAAGAGTTGATAAATTTTTGCGGCGGTTACCAGGGAAAACCGGAAAAACTCATTATGGGTGGCCCGATGATGGGTATTACATTAGCATCGGATGATGTTCCGGTGTTGAAAGGAACATCCGGTATCCTTGTTTTCAACACCGCCGATTTGGCTGAAGAACAGGACTGTATCCGCTGTGGTCGTTGTATTGAAGCCTGCCCGATGGGCTTATCACCCACTCGTTTAAACTACCACATCAAAGCCGGAAGACTCGCTCAGGCAAAAAACGAACACCTTCTCGATTGTATTGAATGTGGTTGTTGTGCCTTTGTTTGCCCGGCAAAGATTCGGCTCGTCCATAACTTTAAATACGGCAAAGCAGAACTCGCACGCACGAAAGGGAGATAAAAATGGACAACGACAGAGCGACCCAACTTGTCGTCACATCATCGCCCCATATCCGCTCTAATGTGACCGTAGCGAAGTTGATGTGGGCGGTTATTATCGCTTTGCTGCCAGCACTGGGCGGTTCAATATACTTCTTCGGTGTTAAAGCGCTACTGTTGATTGTCATCTCGACCGCCGCGGCAATCTTATTTGATGCCCTGGGCCAATTGATGTTCAGACGCAAAATTACCATTGACGATGGAAGTGCCGCAATAACAGGTTTACTTCTTGCCTTTAATTTACCACCCAATGCCCCCTGGTGGTTACCGATTGTCGGTGCCGCTTTCGCCACCATTGTTGTAAAACAGTTTTTCGGAGGACTGGGCCACAACTTTATCAACCCAGCCCTCGCCGCACGGGCATTCCTCGTCGCCTCCTGGCCCACACAGATGACCACTACCTGGCTTGCCCCGCATACCGGCAATGTATCAGGGCTTTCGCCCCAGGCGCTCACACTATGTACCGACGCAATAACCTCTGCGACACCGCTCAATGTCTTAAAACAGGGCCCCAAACTTCTTTTGCCCGGATGCGACCCCCAACTACTCTATCAACACCTTCAGTCCTGGGATACAATTAAAAATCTTTTCTTTGGCAACACCGGGGGGTGTTTAGGAGAAACATCAGCCCTGTTATTGCTTATCGGTGGAATATTCCTGATTGCGACCAGAGTCATTGACTGGCGGATACCACTCTCTTATCTCCTAACCGTTGCCGCACTAGTCCTAATTTTGCCCGGACACAAAACTGCGGTTTTAAACTACACCTTATTCCATCTCCTCGCGGGTGGACTTATACTCGGTGCCTTTTATATGGCAACTGACTATGTGACATCGCCGTTGACTCATAAAGGTCGGGTAATCTTTGGAATTGGTTGCGGAATTCTGACCGTTGTTATTCGTCTCTGGGGTGGCTACCCAGAAGGGGTGTGTTATTCAATCCTTTTGATGAATGTTGCCACACCGTTAATTGACCGACTCACTTTACCCCGCGTATTTGGCACAAGGAGAAAGAAATGAAAGAAAGTAAACTCTGGATGGTTCTTTCTCTATTTATAACCTGCTGTATTGCGGCTTTTGCCCTTTCCCAGGTTTATGCAATAACTAAACCAAAAATCGATTACCAGCGACAAGTAGCAGGGTTGCGTACCGCACTCGGTGCAGTAATGCCTGAAGCGGACCGCTTTGAACCGGCAAATTCCGACTCAACAGTCTGGTTCGCCTATGCCGGTGAACAGCGCATCGGCACCGTAATCCGAGCCGCAAAACAGGGTTATGCCGGGCCGGTGCCGGTCACCGCGGGAATCGACCTTGAAGGCAAAATTGTTGCCATCCGGGTCGCCAGCTCTGCCGAAGGACTAAAGGAAACACCTGGCCTGGGACTTAAGGCAACCGAAGAAAAGTTTCGCGACCAATTCAAAGGCAAGACCTCATCCGAATTACGACTGAAAAAAGACGGTGGTACCATTGAAGCGATAACCGGTGCAACAATTACATCCCGGGCAGTAACGGACGCGATTCGGGAAGCGATGGAAAAATATCAGGATATTATCAAAAGCAATGAGTAGCAAGAAAGAATCCCGCCTTACTTACCTAACATCAGGAATTATTAAGGAAAATCCTACACTTATCCTGATGATTGGACTTTGCCCTACGCTTGCCACAACCGTCTCCGCCCGTGATGGTTTGGGAATGGGACTCGCCGCCTCATTCGTTCTCATTGGTTCAAATATTGTTGTTGCTGCGGTACGAAAACTGGTACCCGATTCAGTGCGCATCCCGATTTTTATTATCATCATCTCAACCTTCGTTACAATTGTTGATTATCTTATGCAGGCTTATCAACCAGGTTTGTACCGGGTGCTGGGTGTATTCGTCCCTTTAATTGTTGTAAACTGCATCATACTTGGCCGGGCTGAGGCATTCGCTTACAAGCACGGCGTCTTTGACTCATTTTTAGACGGACTGGGAAAATCTATTGGTTTTACGCTGGTTCTGTTTATAATGGGCACGATTCGTGAAATCGTTGGCAATGGGACCTTCTTCGGTCAACCGGTAACACCGACCTGGTACCGCACCGCCCCGATGCTATTTGCCATTTTCCCGCCCGGTGCCTTCTTTCTAATCGGTTTACTCAAAGCGCTTGTCAACAAAACAAGACTCGGGGGAAATAAATGACTCAAATGAACCCCGCCAAAATCTTCCTTGCCGCCTTTTTGGTCAACAACATCATACTGATGCGATTCATTGGCCTCTGTCCCTTCTTTGGCGTATCCACATCGCTCAATACCTCTGCCGGAATGAGCGCTGCGGTCCTGTTCGTAATGCTCCTTGCCGCCTGGGTTTCCTGGATTTTGTATCACGCCCTGCTAATCCCTCTTGGACTCGTATTTCTCCGCACCGCAGTGTTTATTCTTGTGATTGCCGCCCTGGTTCAGTTTGTTGAAATGTTCCTAAAACGGTATGTCCGTAACCTTTACTCAGCAATGGGTATCTATCTACCTTTAATCACCACCAACTGTGCTATCTTAGGTGTAACATTTCTTAATATCGATTACAAATTCAACATCCTTCAGGCAACAATTTTTGCTCTGGGCACCGCTTGCGGCTTCGCACTCGCCATTATCCTGTTTGCCGCAATTCGCGAACGTCTTGAAGATGCGCCCATCTCGCCGGCATTTAAAGGTTATCCCATCGCCTTTATTGGTGCCGCACTGGTATCGTTGGCGTTTATGGGCTTTACCGCCCTTTTCGGGATTTCATAAATGGACTGGCTTCTCATCTTCAAATCTTTATTAGCACTTGGCGGTCTTGGACTGATTCTCGGGGTCATTCTCTTAATCGCCTCGCTTAAACTTACCGTCAAAGTTGACGAACGGGAAGCACAAATTCGTTCCATTCTCCCCGGTGCCAACTGCGGCGCCTGTGGCTACCCGGGCTGTGATGGTTATGCCGCAGCAGTTGTTGCCGGTAAAGCACCATTAAATGCCTGTTCGGTTGGTGGACCTACTGTCGCCTCAAAAATTGGTCAAATTATGGGACAGGATGTAACAGCCACCGAACCGCAGATTGCGGTGTTAATCTGCCGTGGAGGAAAAGATGAAGCCCCACACCGATTTGAATACCGGGGTGCTGAGGACTGCCGGCAGGCAGCACTGCTACTTGGTGGACCCAAAGCCTGCATCTACGGTTGCGTCGGCTTGGGTCACTGTGTTAAAGTTTGCCCAGTCAACGCAATTACCATGGGAGAAAACAAACTCCCGATTATTGATGAAAAAACCTGTATCGGCTGCGGAAAATGCGTCAAAGAATGTCCCAAGGGAACATTGCGATTAATCCCGCGTTCGAAACTGGTCTACCTTGCCTGCGTCTCCCACGACCGGGGCAAAGCGGTTAAAGATGTTTGCAAGGTTGGCTGTATCGCCTGTAGTTTATGTGTCAAAGTTTGCCCGGTTGGCGCCCTAAAAATGGAGAACAACCTGCCGGTTATGGATTTTAGCAAATGCATCGACTGCGGCATCTGCGTCCACAAATGTCCAACCAAATCATTTGTTGACCGGGCGCCCGGTCGACCCAAAGCCTCAATCAACCCACGCTGCAATGGCTGTGGTGAATGCGTCAAAGTGTGCCAGTTCAAAGCGATTGAAGGTGAACCCGGAAAACAGCACCGGGTTATTTCCGAAAAATGTGTTGGTTGCGGTCAGTGTGTCCTTGTCTGTCCGGTTAAAGCGATTGACCTGGTTGGCGCCCTCGGGCATGCAATGAAAACCGTCTGACTCTTGCCTCTCTCATAATTCAAATTTACTATTCTCATTGCCATCTCCTTGACTGTTTTATTTTTACCGCTACTATCCAGTAGTGTCCAACCGATTTGCCCTAATCCTTCGCAACAAAAATTTTCTTTTTTTAACCTTCGCCGGAGCCATGTCGCAGTTAGGCGACCGCCTTTCCCATATGCTACTAATCACGCTCATCGGCCTCACAACACCAGGAAAACTGCTCGCTTATTCGGGTGGCTCCCTCACATTCGTCTTACCGACCTTAATTCTCTCGCCCATTGCCGGGGTCCTGGTTGACCACTGGGACAAACGCAAAACCATTAGCCGAACCCACTTCCTCCAGACCGCACTACTGCTCTTAACCCCGTTTGCCATAAGACTTACCCACAGTTTTACCCCCTTCTGGATTGCATTAACCTTATTCTTTGGCCTTGACATCTTCAACAACACCGCCAATCCCGCGCTCTTGCCCAATCTGGTCTCGTCTGATAAACTACTCCTTGCCAATTCGGTAAACCTTGCTTTTGCCCGCATCGCCACCGTTCTCGGAATGGTGATTGGTGGATTTCTGATTAAATGGGTGGGCTGGACCAACGGAATATTTATCGATGCCTCCTGTCATCTCATTGCCGGAATTTTAATCCTAAACATCATCAGCCCACCACATGCGGAAACGCCATCCTATCGTTCCACTACAACCAAACCCGGTATCCTTGTACTCACACTTAATGCCCTGAAACAGTTCATTAGCGACCTGGTTGAACTCATCCGCCTGGTTTTGCACAATCGCATTGTCGCCTTTGTCCTCGCCTCCATCGTCATCTCTACTTTTATTTCTGCAGTCTCTTACACAATCCTCATCTACATTGTGCAACAGGTTTTGCATATGGGAACAAGCGGGGTTGGCATCTTCGCCGGAATATTGGCAGTTGGGATGATTGCCGGAGCCGCGGCGATGGGTCTCCTACCCCAAAATATAAATCGACCTTTAATTATCGTCCTGATTACATTCTTATATGGCTTGCTTTTTTTTATCGGCAACTGGCTTATCACGGTCTGGTTTATGATTATCGTTGCACTCATTGCTGGCATCGCATTTTCCTGGTTAGGGATTGTTCAGAGTACAATGTTACAGGAAGAAGTTGAACCAGCGATTCGAGGCCGGGTGTTCTCCACTCGCGAATTTGTCGCCAATTGCACTTTTCTTATCACCACACTTACTATTGGCATTCTCGGTGATTTCACATCTTACCGCACCGCTATTCTCGTAATCGGCATCGCCTTAATTGTTCTGGGAGGCGCTGGCTTCCTCTGGGTCCGGCACGGCCTGCGCCCAGGCCGCAGATTAAACCCGGACAATTAGGTTGTCAATTAATCTTGCTTTACCGAAATAGACAGCCACGGCTATAAGCACTTCACCTTTTATTACTTGCACTGGTTTTAAACAATTTGTATCAACAATTTCCACATAATCAATTCTGCCCAACGAGGCGGTCTTGATTAATCGTCGCATTGCCTGTTTGACTTTCCGGACATCCCGTTCCCCATCTTTTATCATCCGTTCCGCATGATGCAATGCCTGGTAAAGTACCACCGCCTGCTGCCGCTCTTCAGGCGTTAAATAGCTGTTTCGGGAACTCAATGCTAAACCGTCAGGCTCACGCACCGTCGGGGCAACGACAATCTCAATATCGAAATTTAAATCCCGCACCATTCTTTTTATAACATAAGCCTGCTGGGCATCTTTCTGACCAAACACCGCAAGGTGAGGCTTAACGATATTGAAAAGTTTGGCAACGACTGTTGTCACACCGCGAAAGTGACCAGGCCGCGACCGACCGCAGAGATACTGAGTCAAACCCTCCACATCAACATATGTAGAGTAGTTGTCCGGGTACATTTCTCGAACATCCGGATAAAAAATTACATCAACGCCCATTTCTTGGAGCATTTTCCGGTCCCGGGCAAAGTCCCGCGGGTATCGCCGGTAATCCTCCTTGGGACCGAACTGCATCGGATTGACAAAAATGGAGACAACGACCCAATCACACCGTTGTTGCGCCACACGCACCAGTTCCAGATGCCCCTGATGCAAAGCTCCCATCGTCGGTACAAACCCTAAACGGCCCTTTGCCCGCAGTTGCTCTGCCAGCCGTTGCATTCCTTTTACCGTTCTAACGATTTTCATCGGTGTAGAATGTGTGCTCCGGACCGGGAAACTTTCCCTGGCGCACTTCTTCAATATACGCCTGAACCGCCTGTTTTGTCAGCCGGGCGAGTTCGGCATAACGCTTTACGAACTTAAACGGCTCAGCCTCAAACATTCCCAGCATATCCTGCAATACCAGTATCTGTCCATCACAATCCGGACCAGCGCCAATCCCGATTACCGGAATCTTTAACGCCTTTGTTACTTTTGCCGCTGCCTCAGCCGGAACCTTCTCAAGAATAAGGGCAAAACATCCTGCGGCTTCCAGCGCTTGAGCGTCGGCAAGCAATTTTTCTTGCTCCTCAGCACGCCGGGCTTGAAGCCGGTAGCCACCCAGTTTATGAACCGATTGGGGTGTAAGACCAAGATGCCCCATCACCGGAATTCCGTAATCACCCAGCCGCCGCACCGTTTCCAGAACCGGGCCTGAACCTTCAAGTTTTACCGCCTCAGCTCCGGCTTTGAGCAACCGCCCGGCATTCTCAATTGCCTGTTCCACCGACACCTGGTAGGATAAAAAAGGCATATCACTTACAACCAGGGCTCGTTTTACGCCACTTACAACAGCTCGAGTGTGATAGACCATTTCATCCATACCAATCCCGAGGGTTGTCTTCATCCCGTAAACCACATTTGCCACCGAATCCCCGACCAGAATTATATCTACCCCCGCATCATCCAGAATTCGGGCAAATGGATAATCGTAAGCGGTCAAACAGACTATCTTCTCCCCCCGGGCCTTTTTTCTAATCACCCGCAGGGTGGTAATTTTATCAATCGGCGTCGCCATTAATTTAGCTCCTTTACCGTTTCTGACTCCGGGGCGAATAGAACTTTCTGCCTCGGTCGTGTTCAACAATTGCCCGAAACAGCTCCTCGAAATCATCCTGATTACCCACGAAATTTAGCCGGTCGGTGTTAACAATTAAAACCGGGGCATCTTCGTAATGAAGGAAAAAAGAGTTGTAAAGATTACTCAAACTGTTGAGATATTCAGGCTCGATGTTCACCTCAAAACTCCGTCCCCTTTGCCGAATCCGAGCCAGCAGGACATCAACCCGCGCTTGAAGATAAACAACCAGGTCTGGCTTGGGGATATCTCCTTTTACCAAATCGTATATCCGGTAATAAAGCGCCAGTTCGGGTTCGTTCAGATTTAGTGTTGCAAAAATGCGGTCCTTATCAAAGAGATAGTCGCTTACCACCGCCGGCTCGGGAACCAGTTCTCCCTCAACCAGAATCATCCGGGTCTGAAATATCTCCCGCAACTGTCGATGTCGGGAAAGTAAAAAAAACAGCTGGGTTTGAAATGCGTAACTGCGGATGTCACGGTAGAATTTCTCCAGGAAAGGATTCTCTTCGACTACTTCCCGCACCAGTCGCGCCGACAAACGCCGGGCAAGCAACTCTGCCAATGCCGTTTTTCCAACACCAATTGGTCCCTCAACCGCAATGTATCTCAGTCGTCGTTCCACTTTCTCACCCCTTTTAGGGAAATTCTGCTTAACATCTCCTGCACCGTTATCCCCAGTATCGGATGTCTTAATCCCGGTGCCAGTTCTGCCAGAGGCACCAGCACAAATGCCCGCTCTGACAGCCGGGGATGAGGTACAATCAGTTCGGGCGAAAAGAAAACCTCATCGCCATAAAAAAGGAGGTCGATATCAATTGGACGGGGTCCTTTTTCACCACTCTTATGCCGCACCCGGCCCAATTTTCTTTCAATTTCCTGGAGCGCATTAAAAAGTTCAAGGAGCGGGCTACTGCTCCACAACCTGACTACTCCATTAAGAAACAACGGCGCGCCGGGCATATCTACCGGTTCCGTCTCATACCAGGAGGAACGTTCGAGTGGACCCAACTTAATCAGTTCTGACAGCGCCCGTAACAGATTAACCTCCCGAACGCCAAGATTCGTGCCCAGACTCAGAAACACTTCCTTCACTAAAATAAGAGTAGAACAATCTCGTAAACTGTCAACTAAGAACCGCTTGAATTCTCGAGTGATATTTTGCGCACATTTATTGCGCGCGGTCCCTGGGGTGTTTCCAGCAGCTCAAATTCAACTTCGTCATCGATTCCCAGTAAATCCTTTTTTCCGCCGTCAACATCAGCAAAATGGACAAACACACTGCGGCCATCATCTTTGGCTTGAATCATCCCGTAACCTTTATCAGAATCGTACCACTTTACTCTACCTTTAAGCATAGAACCCCTTTCGCTCAATTTTAAGGAACAAATCCAGTAAGAAAACTTTATTAAAATCCGCTTCGGTGTCAAGCGTTTTTCCACCTCTTCGACCCTTATCCTTACACTTCGTCATTTGCCCGACTGTCCTATTGACATCTTGTTGCTTCCTTCTATAATTTAACATCATGATTCCACTTGTCTCCGGTTCCGTAATGAAGGCAATTGACCAGAAGGCGATTGAAATCTGGGGAATAAGTGGATTGGTGTTAATGGAGAATGCGGGGCGGGCGGTTGTCGACTCAATTGAAGAAGAAGTCGGCAGCGTGGAAGGAAAAAGGTTTGTCATTGTCTGCGGTAAAGGTAATAATGGGGGCGATGGTTTTGTCATTACCCGCCATCTGCTAAATCGGGGGGCAAAAGTTGATTGCCTCCTGTTAGGGGAACTTTCACAATTAAAGGGAGATGCACGAACTAACGCCGTAATCCTGCAAAATGCCGGCATAACAATCCGGGAAACAACCAAACTCGATGAAATCTCACCAATCATCAGCACCGCCCCTTTTATCGTCGACGCCATATTTGGAACCGGACTCTCTGCACCACCGACCGGCATCTTCGCCCAAACAATTCAACTCATCAATCAAAGCTCGGCTTATGTGATAAGTGTTGACCTTCCTTCCGGACTCGATGCCGACACCGGAAAGGTTTTCGAGCCCACGGTTAAAGCCCACCTTACGATAACGATGGGCATACCGAAGTACGGCTTAATTCTTTACCCTGGAAAAAGTTTTGCCGGAAAGTTACGCATCGCTGATATTGGAATACCGAAATCGCTAATTGAACAACAGGCAGATACCTTTTTAGTAACAGAATCGGACATTCGACAAATCCTCCCGCGCCGGCGCCCTGATGGCCACAAAGGAACATTTGGGACCTGTTTGGTGATTGCCGGTGCCCGAGGTTACTCGGGTGCTGCCTGCCTTACCGCAATGGCGGCGATACGCGCTGGTGCCGGATTGGTCCGTGTTGCCTTCCCTCAAAGCCTTGCCCCGATAATAGAAGCCCGGGTTATTGAACCGGTGAAACACCCGCTTCCGGAAACCACCGACGCAACGCTGAGCCTGGATGCCGCTTCCCCGATTCTTGACCTCGCCGCTGATGCTACCAGCATCGCTATCGGTCCAGGAATTTCTACCCATCAGGAAACAAAAAAGTTAATCCGAGAAATTCTACCCCGGCTCAGCAAACCGATGGTCATTGACGCTGATGCCATTAACAACCTCGTCGATGCCGAAGAAACCCTCAAGCAGTGCTCAGCGCCGCTTATTCTAACGCCTCATCCCGGTGAACTCAGCCGATTAATCGGGGTCGCCCCAAATGAAATCAACAACCGACGCATAGAAATCGCCCGGGAAACCGCTCGCAATTTCAATTGTGTATTAGTTCTCAAAGGTGCTCCAACCGTTATCGCAACACCTCAGGGTAAAGTATTTGTCAACACCACTGGAAACTCCGGTTTGGGTTCTGGCGGTACGGGTGATGTTCTTACCGGATTGATTGCTGGATTACTGGCGCAGGGTGCTTCACCCCTTGACGCTTCTCTTATCGGTGTTTTTTTGCATGGCAAAACCGCAGATATCGCCGCCCAGGAGCTTACCGAATACTGCCTTATCGCCGGTGACCTTTTGCAATTTCTCCCCCGTGCCTTTGCCGAACTTGTTGTGGATTGATGTTCTCGCTTCTCTCCCTCTTTTTAGCCCTCTTTTACGAACCCCGTTACTGGCTTGCCTATCCCGCACTCAACGAAGTCCGGTCTATAACCTTCAGCCCCCGCGCTGTATTCGTTGGAGTTCCCAACGGCATATATATCTTAGACCGCAAAACTCTTACTCACCAGAAAACCATTACGGCGCTGGACGGCGTTGAAGGCGAAATCAGGCTCTGCGCTTACAACCCTGCCTACAATGAGTTACTTATTGTCACTGACCGCCACCTTTATAACTTTATCCCTCTCACGGGCCGCGTGCTTACCCTCAATCCGCCTTTCCAACAAACTCGTTCCATCGGTATAACCCGGCAGGGTGTATATTTTGATACTGAGAAAGGCCTCTTTCAGAAATTACGTACTGCTGACTTTTATCAACCGGTTTCTACTGTGCCGGAACCGGTCATCTGGTATGGGGAGAAAGACACTTTTTCTGTTCGAAACTACCCGTTTCTCACCCCTTATTTTATTGCCGACGCACAGTTAAACCCCTGTCCCTTCCTCAAAGCCTGGCAGAACCCGTATGACAACCGGTTGTTTGTCTTCGCCCAGAACTATGGCATTCTTGTCTATAACGCCCGCACCGGTTGGAGAGAAAACGAAATCCGTATCGGGCCACTGATATCTAACATCGGTCGCCTCTTGCCCGGGCAAGACAAAATGTTTTTTTTCAGCCCAGACCACTTTCTTACCCTTGATTCGGACGGGAACTGGAACCTATTCTCCTCCGAACCCCAACAACTTTTCTCATCCGGATGGCAACCGTTTATTCGCTACTTATACCGGCTCAACCAGATAGAAAACATCACCGCCATCCTTATGCAAAACGGAGCCACCACCTTAATCGGAACTGAACACGGTGTTTACCGAATCGGTCCCGACGAAAAAGCCGCCTTTTTCCTCCCGACCAACTCAACCGTAAACGCGCTTGCTCAGGTAAATGACTCAATAATTGTTGCGACCGACAATGGTATGTTTCTTCTTATCAATGACAGTCTGACTTCGGTTTCAGACCCGTTTGCCCGCACTGACTGGGGTGTTTTTGCTATCACCCGTAATAATCGTAAAACATTCTTCGGCACTCAGGGTGGTGTCCTGGAACTGGATTCAAATAACACCTGGACCCATCTCATTCCACCGGGCTTTGACCTTTCCCAGCCGGTCCGGGCACTTGCCGCGGGCGACCGTTTTCTCTTTGTCGGTTCAAAAGACGGTATTGATATTTACGACACAAAACACAACACCTGGGCAAAAATCGTTCTTCCTTCCCTTTCCCCGATAAAAGAACTGTATGCTGATAACCGCTATTTGTGGCTCGTTTCCCGGGAAATGGTGGCACGCTATGAATACCGTGCCCAGTTACATTGAACCGCTTCTATGCCATTAAACCTACCAGTTAAGGCAATCATATTTGACCTGTTCCACACCCTGGTATCTTTGCAACTGTCAAACGCACCCGGACCCACCACCGCGGAACTGCTTGGTATTGACCCGGATGAATGGAACAAACACTGGCTTGCTGACCCTTCCGACTATGTCCTGGGCTTGGCACCGATTGAGATTCCGTTCCGCCGCATCGCCAAGATGCTTAACCCTGAAGTTACCGAAGAGCAAATCCAGAAGACGCTTGAAATCCGACACCGCCGTTTTCGCCACGCCCTGCTCAATGTTGAGCCGGAAACGGTTGCCGGGTTAACATCCCTTCGTGCCCTGGGTTATAAGACCGGTCTCATATCAAACTGCGGTTGGGACGAAGTTGCCGCTTGGCACGATTCGCCCCTTGCTCCGCTATTTGAAACGGTCCTT
The nucleotide sequence above comes from candidate division WOR-3 bacterium. Encoded proteins:
- a CDS encoding RnfABCDGE type electron transport complex subunit D — translated: MDNDRATQLVVTSSPHIRSNVTVAKLMWAVIIALLPALGGSIYFFGVKALLLIVISTAAAILFDALGQLMFRRKITIDDGSAAITGLLLAFNLPPNAPWWLPIVGAAFATIVVKQFFGGLGHNFINPALAARAFLVASWPTQMTTTWLAPHTGNVSGLSPQALTLCTDAITSATPLNVLKQGPKLLLPGCDPQLLYQHLQSWDTIKNLFFGNTGGCLGETSALLLLIGGIFLIATRVIDWRIPLSYLLTVAALVLILPGHKTAVLNYTLFHLLAGGLILGAFYMATDYVTSPLTHKGRVIFGIGCGILTVVIRLWGGYPEGVCYSILLMNVATPLIDRLTLPRVFGTRRKK
- a CDS encoding RnfABCDGE type electron transport complex subunit G, whose amino-acid sequence is MKESKLWMVLSLFITCCIAAFALSQVYAITKPKIDYQRQVAGLRTALGAVMPEADRFEPANSDSTVWFAYAGEQRIGTVIRAAKQGYAGPVPVTAGIDLEGKIVAIRVASSAEGLKETPGLGLKATEEKFRDQFKGKTSSELRLKKDGGTIEAITGATITSRAVTDAIREAMEKYQDIIKSNE
- a CDS encoding electron transport complex subunit E yields the protein MSSKKESRLTYLTSGIIKENPTLILMIGLCPTLATTVSARDGLGMGLAASFVLIGSNIVVAAVRKLVPDSVRIPIFIIIISTFVTIVDYLMQAYQPGLYRVLGVFVPLIVVNCIILGRAEAFAYKHGVFDSFLDGLGKSIGFTLVLFIMGTIREIVGNGTFFGQPVTPTWYRTAPMLFAIFPPGAFFLIGLLKALVNKTRLGGNK
- a CDS encoding RnfABCDGE type electron transport complex subunit A — its product is MNPAKIFLAAFLVNNIILMRFIGLCPFFGVSTSLNTSAGMSAAVLFVMLLAAWVSWILYHALLIPLGLVFLRTAVFILVIAALVQFVEMFLKRYVRNLYSAMGIYLPLITTNCAILGVTFLNIDYKFNILQATIFALGTACGFALAIILFAAIRERLEDAPISPAFKGYPIAFIGAALVSLAFMGFTALFGIS
- a CDS encoding Fe-S cluster domain-containing protein gives rise to the protein MDWLLIFKSLLALGGLGLILGVILLIASLKLTVKVDEREAQIRSILPGANCGACGYPGCDGYAAAVVAGKAPLNACSVGGPTVASKIGQIMGQDVTATEPQIAVLICRGGKDEAPHRFEYRGAEDCRQAALLLGGPKACIYGCVGLGHCVKVCPVNAITMGENKLPIIDEKTCIGCGKCVKECPKGTLRLIPRSKLVYLACVSHDRGKAVKDVCKVGCIACSLCVKVCPVGALKMENNLPVMDFSKCIDCGICVHKCPTKSFVDRAPGRPKASINPRCNGCGECVKVCQFKAIEGEPGKQHRVISEKCVGCGQCVLVCPVKAIDLVGALGHAMKTV
- a CDS encoding MFS transporter, with amino-acid sequence MSQLGDRLSHMLLITLIGLTTPGKLLAYSGGSLTFVLPTLILSPIAGVLVDHWDKRKTISRTHFLQTALLLLTPFAIRLTHSFTPFWIALTLFFGLDIFNNTANPALLPNLVSSDKLLLANSVNLAFARIATVLGMVIGGFLIKWVGWTNGIFIDASCHLIAGILILNIISPPHAETPSYRSTTTKPGILVLTLNALKQFISDLVELIRLVLHNRIVAFVLASIVISTFISAVSYTILIYIVQQVLHMGTSGVGIFAGILAVGMIAGAAAMGLLPQNINRPLIIVLITFLYGLLFFIGNWLITVWFMIIVALIAGIAFSWLGIVQSTMLQEEVEPAIRGRVFSTREFVANCTFLITTLTIGILGDFTSYRTAILVIGIALIVLGGAGFLWVRHGLRPGRRLNPDN
- a CDS encoding pantoate--beta-alanine ligase, which produces MKIVRTVKGMQRLAEQLRAKGRLGFVPTMGALHQGHLELVRVAQQRCDWVVVSIFVNPMQFGPKEDYRRYPRDFARDRKMLQEMGVDVIFYPDVREMYPDNYSTYVDVEGLTQYLCGRSRPGHFRGVTTVVAKLFNIVKPHLAVFGQKDAQQAYVIKRMVRDLNFDIEIVVAPTVREPDGLALSSRNSYLTPEERQQAVVLYQALHHAERMIKDGERDVRKVKQAMRRLIKTASLGRIDYVEIVDTNCLKPVQVIKGEVLIAVAVYFGKARLIDNLIVRV
- the panB gene encoding 3-methyl-2-oxobutanoate hydroxymethyltransferase yields the protein MDKITTLRVIRKKARGEKIVCLTAYDYPFARILDDAGVDIILVGDSVANVVYGMKTTLGIGMDEMVYHTRAVVSGVKRALVVSDMPFLSYQVSVEQAIENAGRLLKAGAEAVKLEGSGPVLETVRRLGDYGIPVMGHLGLTPQSVHKLGGYRLQARRAEEQEKLLADAQALEAAGCFALILEKVPAEAAAKVTKALKIPVIGIGAGPDCDGQILVLQDMLGMFEAEPFKFVKRYAELARLTKQAVQAYIEEVRQGKFPGPEHTFYTDENR
- a CDS encoding deoxynucleoside kinase, whose product is MERRLRYIAVEGPIGVGKTALAELLARRLSARLVREVVEENPFLEKFYRDIRSYAFQTQLFFLLSRHRQLREIFQTRMILVEGELVPEPAVVSDYLFDKDRIFATLNLNEPELALYYRIYDLVKGDIPKPDLVVYLQARVDVLLARIRQRGRSFEVNIEPEYLNSLSNLYNSFFLHYEDAPVLIVNTDRLNFVGNQDDFEELFRAIVEHDRGRKFYSPRSQKR
- the folK gene encoding 2-amino-4-hydroxy-6-hydroxymethyldihydropteridine diphosphokinase; this encodes MLVKEVFLSLGTNLGVREVNLLRALSELIKLGPLERSSWYETEPVDMPGAPLFLNGVVRLWSSSPLLELFNALQEIERKLGRVRHKSGEKGPRPIDIDLLFYGDEVFFSPELIVPHPRLSERAFVLVPLAELAPGLRHPILGITVQEMLSRISLKGVRKWNDD
- a CDS encoding cold shock domain-containing protein, which produces MLKGRVKWYDSDKGYGMIQAKDDGRSVFVHFADVDGGKKDLLGIDDEVEFELLETPQGPRAINVRKISLENSSGS